A region of Paenibacillus thiaminolyticus DNA encodes the following proteins:
- a CDS encoding BlaI/MecI/CopY family transcriptional regulator — protein MKNLGRLSETEMEVMEVIWGLETSVTVNQIMEIFKSKDWKTSTLSTILKRLIEKGFLTKSMSGKVNYYNPALTLSEYKKYETQSFISRLYNGKVKNFIAALVDDNELSHEDIAELKDWFARKDGKK, from the coding sequence ATGAAAAATTTAGGAAGACTGTCTGAAACCGAAATGGAAGTCATGGAGGTGATATGGGGATTAGAAACGTCTGTAACGGTTAACCAGATCATGGAAATATTTAAAAGCAAGGACTGGAAAACCTCCACGTTATCGACCATACTGAAACGGCTCATTGAAAAAGGTTTTTTGACAAAATCAATGAGTGGCAAGGTGAACTATTACAATCCTGCTTTGACATTGAGTGAGTACAAAAAGTATGAGACCCAAAGTTTTATTAGCCGCTTATACAATGGGAAAGTAAAAAATTTTATTGCTGCCTTGGTTGATGATAATGAACTCAGTCATGAAGACATCGCGGAGCTAAAAGATTGGTTTGCCCGCAAGGATGGTAAGAAATGA
- a CDS encoding M56 family metallopeptidase, with the protein MMSLAVSLIIASFVGMGIWILQSSIKPVTKRVFSQTWHYFSSMIPVFFLLGGTEIINRLIPVLRSVLTGIGPPPASGTIAEQYAHVTPLEHTATNSSLLMRELFDYLVRFDHLEELVLSATLIWAVGAIVFLGVNIKKYRAFKQSVLQESWICNAVRCPVKVIVSTRVTTPMVMGLWKPVVVLPNVHFEEKRLAMILSHELVHIQRGDLLVKLLMLIANAVHWFNPAAYWLNKQINTLCELSCDEKVVKEMDMENRRFYGETLLSMLEYGVMQKNVVCTSSLCNTKKSMKRRLLNLMNVKKTNKSIMMLSLVAAIALVGSGGFAAYAAGTAMPSSVSKEVEGLNVSVEYPDGKVESFDKDGNRIAAKAKVRYKPKKLTTEEIVDRTKKHIEKGLDVPQGYIDDLPQKDLDALNETYGLELQKSK; encoded by the coding sequence ATGATGTCTTTAGCCGTGTCCCTCATTATTGCATCATTCGTTGGAATGGGCATTTGGATCTTGCAAAGCAGCATAAAGCCTGTCACGAAAAGAGTATTTTCTCAAACATGGCATTATTTTAGCAGCATGATTCCGGTCTTTTTTCTTCTTGGCGGTACAGAGATTATAAACAGACTTATTCCTGTTTTACGTTCTGTCTTGACCGGAATAGGACCACCTCCAGCATCAGGAACGATTGCGGAACAATATGCGCACGTCACTCCGCTCGAGCATACGGCAACAAACAGCTCATTATTGATGAGGGAACTGTTTGACTATCTGGTACGTTTTGATCATCTAGAGGAACTTGTTCTATCCGCAACTTTAATTTGGGCTGTCGGAGCCATTGTCTTTCTTGGTGTAAATATTAAAAAATATCGGGCCTTTAAACAATCGGTCTTACAAGAAAGCTGGATATGTAATGCGGTACGATGCCCTGTAAAGGTAATCGTAAGTACTCGTGTAACAACGCCAATGGTTATGGGGTTGTGGAAACCTGTTGTTGTACTGCCGAACGTCCACTTTGAGGAAAAAAGGCTTGCCATGATACTATCCCACGAACTCGTTCATATACAGCGCGGAGATCTCCTTGTGAAGCTGTTGATGCTTATAGCCAATGCGGTTCACTGGTTTAATCCGGCAGCTTATTGGCTCAATAAACAGATAAATACGCTGTGTGAACTGTCTTGTGATGAAAAAGTCGTTAAGGAAATGGATATGGAAAACCGAAGATTTTACGGTGAAACGCTTTTATCCATGCTCGAATATGGCGTTATGCAGAAAAATGTAGTTTGCACCAGCAGTTTATGCAACACGAAAAAAAGCATGAAAAGGAGACTTTTAAATCTTATGAATGTGAAGAAAACAAACAAGTCTATTATGATGCTGTCCCTTGTTGCAGCAATTGCACTGGTTGGAAGCGGCGGATTTGCTGCGTATGCTGCCGGAACGGCTATGCCGTCTTCCGTATCCAAGGAAGTTGAAGGGCTTAATGTCAGCGTAGAATATCCAGACGGAAAAGTTGAATCTTTTGATAAGGATGGCAATCGGATAGCAGCCAAAGCGAAAGTTAGGTACAAGCCGAAGAAATTAACCACTGAGGAGATAGTCGATCGCACGAAAAAACATATTGAAAAGGGGCTTGATGTGCCGCAGGGATATATTGATGATCTGCCGCAAAAAGATTTGGATGCACTCAATGAGACATATGGCTTGGAGCTTCAAAAGTCAAAATAA